The sequence below is a genomic window from Geothermobacter ehrlichii.
TTGTTCTGGATCGCCAGGTTCTGGTAGATGAACTCGGCCGGATAGGTGTTGTTGGCGTGGATGCCGCCGACCCTGGCGGCGGCGAGGATGACATACTCGGGCTTTTCGCGGTGGAAGAAATCACGCACCGCCGCCTGGTTGGTGAGATCGAGCTGGTCACGCTCGGGGGTGAGCAGGTTGTCGTAGCCTTCGGCACGCAGGCGTCGGACCATGGCCGAGCCGACCAGCCCCCGGGCGCCGGCGACGAAAATGCGGGAATTTTTGTTCATCATGGAAACCTCGAAATCTTTTTCAGCCGCTGATTACGCAGATGCACGCGGATTGAGAACGAAAACCTTTATGTTTTTTCAGGTTCTATTGATTTTATCCGCGTCCATCTGCGTCCATCTGCGGCTAAAACCAAAGATTTTTCTAACCGCCGATTACGCCGATGCACGCCGATTGAAAACCAAAATCTTTATGATTTTCAGGTTCTATGATTTTATCCGCGTTCATCCTCGTTTATCCACGTTCATCTGCGGCTAACAAACAATAGCATTTCAGCCGCCGATTGCGCAGATACACGCAGATGAAAAACAAAACCTTTTAGCTTTTTCAGGTTTTAAGCCTTATCCGCGTTCATCCGCGTCCCATAAACGCCTTAAAAACACTCTCCTCAACGCCCGTACTGATCATCGAGCCGCTCGATGTCGTCTTCGCCGAGGTAGGAGCCGGACTGCACCTCGATGATCTCGAGCGGGATCTGTCCCGGATTTTCCAGCCGGTGCACTTCGCCCAGGGGGATGTAGGTCGACTGGTTCTCACTGAGGGTCAGCTGTTTGTCGCCGCAGGTGACCAGGGCGGTGCCGGAGACGACCACCCAGTGCTCGGCACGGTGGAAGTGCCGCTGCAGTGAGAGTCGGGCGCCGGGATTGACTGTGATCCGCTTGACCTGGAAGCGGTCACCGGCATCAATTCCTTCGTAACTGCCCCAGGGCCGGTTCACCCGGCGGTGCAGCAGGGTTTCGGAGCGGCCGTCGGCTTTCAGGCGCTCGACGATCTTCTTGACGTCCTGCACCCGGTCCCGGTCGGCGACCAGCACGGCGTCGGCGGTTTCGACCACCACCAGGTTGCGCACGCCGACGGCGGCCAGGAGACGACTGCCGGCATGCAGGTAGCAGTCGCTGGCGTCGACGTCGATCACGTCGCCCTGCCGGACATTGCCGGCGGCATCCCGCTCGCCCACCTCCCAGAGAGCAGAGAAGGAGCCGACGTCGTTCCAGCCGGCATCCAGGGGGAGAACGGCCGCCCGGCGGGTCTTTTCCATGACGGCATAGTCGATGGAGTCGGCGCGACAGGCGGCGAAGGCCTCGCGGTCGAGGCGCAGAAAATCGAGATCCTCAATCAGGCCGTCGCAGGCGGCGCGGCAGGCGGCCAGCATCTCGGGGTCGAAGGCTTCCAGCTCGGCCAGGAAGGCGGATGCGCGGAAGAGGAACATGCCGCTGTTCCAGTAGTAGTCGCCGGAATCGAGGTAGG
It includes:
- a CDS encoding mannose-1-phosphate guanylyltransferase/mannose-6-phosphate isomerase is translated as MILPVILSGGAGSRLWPLSRELYPKQLLALCGEQTMLQQTAARLDGLDDVAPPLVVCNEEHRFLVAEQLRSQGCGWSGIILEPVGRNTAPAVAVAALRASAQGDDPLLLVLPADHLIRDIEAFRAVVRAGAAVAAEGYLVTFGIVPDRPETGYGYIRAGEQIAAVRGSREPSAFVVDAFVEKPDLETAQTYLDSGDYYWNSGMFLFRASAFLAELEAFDPEMLAACRAACDGLIEDLDFLRLDREAFAACRADSIDYAVMEKTRRAAVLPLDAGWNDVGSFSALWEVGERDAAGNVRQGDVIDVDASDCYLHAGSRLLAAVGVRNLVVVETADAVLVADRDRVQDVKKIVERLKADGRSETLLHRRVNRPWGSYEGIDAGDRFQVKRITVNPGARLSLQRHFHRAEHWVVVSGTALVTCGDKQLTLSENQSTYIPLGEVHRLENPGQIPLEIIEVQSGSYLGEDDIERLDDQYGR